In Helicoverpa armigera isolate CAAS_96S chromosome 17, ASM3070526v1, whole genome shotgun sequence, the sequence ATTTCCATGCATAGCAATTTTCATTAAGAAATAGATaagtaaactaattaaaatggGTACACATGCATGAAAATCCGAGAAGGCCAAAGGTGGACGAAAATGGGGAACCACCTTGTTTTCTATATTCCTTAGACATTTTAGGTTGACAAATAGTTTGAAGTCAGCCAAATGGCTGATTAAGGCTGGGAGTGCTGTAGGTGCCTTCGGGGAGGCTTAAATTCAGCTGTGGAAGGCAACCGGTATAtacgatgatgataatgatatctTAGCTGAATGTCATCTTTTAATCAGTCCATTCAATGGCTTTTGTACAACATCCTGAATTTACTGCaacaaaaaatgtacttacacAAACAGTATGAATGAAGTACATTTACATTACACAATGTGGATTTTATCAACTGAGCTACAAGcattgtttcaaaataatgtaggcaCATTGTTTGTGTATCTGTTTTATCTTGTCCCAATGGGTCATTCATGGTTTATTTCAGTGATTTTAGCACCCATACAACCCATGTGCATTATATAGGTAATGAATAATTCATTGTTACAAATGAATGTAGCTTATTTCAAACGGAATGTAGGTACCATTAATTGGAtgataaaaacaatgtttttttccaattgatttcaaacaaacaagttaTAAGAGTTTTTTCCGTGCTAAACTATGTGTGTGTAtcgtaaaatacttatttataagcaGTTTTTTTATCTGGTTTCAACACAGTTTATGTGTTAACATGTtgctattattaattttaatttcatgtggGTAAAGTATAACTTGGTATAACTAGTCTATTCTAGAATATTTATTGTTGAAgcagttattttataatagagTATAACATTAAGTAGTACATGTTATATACAATTAATGGTAATCTGTCTGTATTAAAGCACATATCGATTCCATAATTTGTGAATAAGACCTACCACGAAAAACGTATGCTTGTTCTTTTTGTAAAACACCTTGATTTATCACTTGCAGACAGGACGAGCATAGAATTCGCATATTTATAGGTTTCCAACTTCTCAATTCTGATACCTTAATAGTCAAACCCACATAGACTCACCTGAAATCTGGTGGCAGACGGCTGATCCTTGAATCTAGATGGTTTCTCCATATCACGGAAGCTGCTCTTAGTGACGGGTGAGCGGGACTGGATCGTGACAGACCCGTTGGACACTCCTTCGGGCAGCAAACGATCTTTCTCACCCGGCTCCCGCGTCCTGAACTGTAACCCTGCCTCCACGTCGTCACTCCTCGCCGGCAGGTCAGTAGCAGTAGGGTACTGAATGTTCCCGTTCGTCGCCGCCATGGACTTGGCCGAACTTATCTTCCTAAACCTTCCAATAATAACATCTTCTTCATCGTTCACCGGCACATTTAACTTCTCCGCCGCAGTGCTCGCGTGAGCTTCCGGCTTCACCGGACTCAACTCGATATCCTTCTGAGGGGAACCCATCTTTATCGACAGTTTATATCGCAGAAATTATTGTACTaacacattatttaaaattttaatcgaCGGCCGATATTTGTAAACACACTTTATACGCAAAATTTCGCTTACAATAAACGCAGATTGTAATAGCAAAACGCCTTTAATCTTGACAGATATGAAAACAATAAGGTTTTCTGTTAGAATattgtaaaatacatataaatattaaaagcacgCGGACAGAGTTGCAGAGCCACTTTCAACAAGCGCCCACTTCGCCGTCCAGTTGACAACTAACCAGAAACAAGTTGAAGTTGATAGAATAGGGAAGCGCACCAACCATAGATCTTAATCAAACCTAAATCAGCACACGTTTTTACCGTTGcccatgaaatatatttatgtaactgGGACTCTTGTGCATTCATTTGTTCTTGTTTTCTTATCATAgtcaatcaaaataatttatgtaattagcTGATCTGAAACCAATATAATATAGAGTCTGGCCAACGAAAGCTGACCACGAATTATTTTCTAAACTTTTAATATGGCAATATTTTAGAACTGTCAAAATGTCCCATTGACGTTTCTTAATAAAgtcagtttgttattttatttcatcttattttcattggttttgtataaaataatgccGAAAACAATCAAAAGTTGGACGAGAAAGCTTCTATTTACTATGATTGACTAATATAAAGACGTACAAAGTGATTTGAATCAGAAATTTGCAGAGAAAATACGACGACTGTATTCAGTCATTTCACTTTTAGGTTAGTTTTTTGAATTTCCATTGGAACATCTTGATACTTTTgacttatttgcaaaaaacgcaATAGTTTTCACGGTGTATCTACTTTTCAGATAATATTGACGAGGACAACGACTACGGGGAAACAAAACTTACAACTACGGAAAtagtaaagaaattaaaatatctattccatcaaataaacgttttgtaattgttaggaatttatagtctatgacatttaaaaatgtagggtttgttggtctatgaaaaagaatgactgtGGTGTGAtttgtcatgatgtaaaaaccagtgagaacaatgttataattcctaacaaaatgtgattgtatttctttaactattaataaagactttcaagaataccagaagtttgaatacctacaataggttatgggcccagaacgcccgagaagaaaaaattaaaaaccgggATTGGGTAATGAAAAACCcaacatgaaaaacaagtgaaaaaaactaaaaaacagtaataacaaggaagaaaataaaaaacggtgaaaaactaaaaaatggaaaaacctgagataatacagatagaaaaattaaaagatgcggaaacatttttattgtggaaatttgaattcaatatacacttaaaagcggcaaatcttgcaaaaacaattgcacaaataaaagaagatgaCAAGAAAAGTGACTTCAGTATCAAAGATGCTCAGGTGCAAAGAATTATCATAAGCAGTATTGATAAGAAACTAAAAGGtcacataattaattgcaacagtgcacgtgaaatgtacgtaaaattatgtgaaatattcgaaggttctgagcaaagaaacaaagatgCCCTATTACAAGAGTTTTCACATATAAGAAACAGGACAGTCAATCGCTTTCCCAATTAATAagcgaaatagaaaatttacaatttcgtataaatcagctaggaacaaaaatagatgatgaaatggtcatatccaaaatattaagctgtttaccaaataatttaaactattttataacttcttggGAATGCATGGCAGACGATAAAAAAacccttcaaaatttaacaaacagaCTTCTGGCTGAAGAAAATCGAATGTTGAAAGCAAAAGACAGTGACAAGCAGCTAGCATTTCAAGCTACATCTTCATCTACAtctaagaaaaagtttaatacaataaaatgtttcaaatgtaacaaaacaggGCACATGAAGAAAGACTGTAGAGCCTGTAGTATCTGCAAAGGGACAACCATGAAGATAAAGactgtaagtttaaaataaacagtgctcaatctgtaaaaaattaatcacagagaagaaaattgtttttcaaaaataagaataagaatgagaatgaagaaaaagtaacaaaagaatagaaaaggcattttttacAAACGGTGAAATTCAAGAaccaaaactgaaagaatttgttGTAGATTCTGGGTGTACTGCACACATGACCAAAAATTTAGACAtactaaaattttttgaatgtaaaccATCATCTGTTTTGACTGCAAATGAAGAAACAATAGAGGTGAAAGGGACTGGTAAAGTCATTGGCAATAAATGTACTCTTAATAATACCCTGCTTGTTCCTgacttatcacaaaatttattatcggttaatgcagttacaaacaatcaaggagtggttatatttaccaaagataatgtaaaatatataaggagtcagaattaatattaacaggaaaaaaaaaacggtttatataaaattaatttggatgataataatatgcaagaaaaaacactgttaatgaaagaaaatggcaCTGCCTTAGAATGGCATCAAAGACTTGGACATCCAGGAAAGAAAATACTAGATATATTACCAGATGTggcagatggaataaaaataaatggattaaggCAAATAGACGAATGTGAAATCTGTACACAAGCTAAACAAACAAGACTCCCATTTAACACAGTAAGAAACAGAGCCAGTAGACCACTTCAATTATTACATACTGATGTATGTGGACCGTTCGAAAACAAAACTTATGATGGCtatagttatgttttaaccGTCATGGATGATTAtactcattttacaaaaatatacttgcttaaatataaaaatgaagttaaagaaaatttaaaacattatatagaaGAAACAGAAAGAGAGAGAACAGAAAAGGTATCTACCATAAGATGCGATAATGGAGGTGAATACACaagcaatgattttaaaaaatggtgtactgaaaagggaataaaactagattatacAGTACCATATTCACCACAACTAAATGGTAAAGCAGAAAGACTAAATCGAaccttattagataaaaccagagCATTACTATTTGATTCAGGGTTAGATAAAGAAATGTGGGGTGAAGCTGTATActgttctacttatattataaatagattaccaagTGAATCTTTGAAGAATAAGACACCTTATGAGATGTGGCATGGTAAAAGGCctaatatatctaatatatgcaagtttggttcaatagtatatgctaaacaattacattcaaatattaagaaactagaTCCAAGAAGCAAAAAGTTAATCATGATTGGATATACTAATAATGGATATAGATTGtggaataaagaagaaagaagaattgaaatagcaagggatattgttataattaataataataagaaaattggagAAAAGTATGAAGAAACAGGAAGTTCGgtgataacagaaataataccaggtaataatgaagaagaaataaatcaagaagaagaaagtgatgacagttattatgaaatagaagagttagaacaacaaaggaatgtaatagaagacaacatcccagatattattgatgaagtagaaaatgatgaaaataaagaaagtaatactgcagagatagaaactatagaaactataaatacaaaacgaCAACGGAAAAAACCAGCTTACCTGCAagattatgtattacttacgtATGATGAAGTCATGAAGTCTGCTGAAAAGAATAATTGGGAGAAGGCCATAAATTCGGAGAAGGAATCATTGGAAAGTAACAATACATGGGAAATAGTTGATATAGGAAGAGCAAAAGGACACAAGATATTGTCAAGTAAATGGgtattttgtgtaaaagaaaatggtacttacaaagCAAGACTTGTAGCGAGAGGCTTCGAACAGCAAAGCATTGACTATCAAGAAATATATAGTCCAGTAGTAAGTCAATcagcaataaaatcattaatagcAATTGCTGCTTCAAAGGAATATGAAATGATAACTTTGATGTGAAAACAGCATTTTGTATGGCGAGTTAAAGgaagacatatttatgtatattcctgAAGGATATGAAAGACAGCCTAATAAAATTTGTCGTTTAAAGAAAGGACTATATGGGCTAAAACAGGCACCAATGACATGGAATAAAAGATTTACAGAAACTTTAAGGAAACTTGGACTGAGAGCTACAAAGTCAGATCAGTGTGTGTTTTTTAACGaagacaaaactataatattggcTATATATGTTGATGACGGTTTGGCCATATCAAAAGACAAGGAAAAGTTATTACAGATCTTGCATCAATTGGAAAAAgaatttatcttaaaacatatgaacaacctcaaaactatataggttttgaaataaaaagatcaGAACAAGGCATTTTGTTGCATCAGCAGaattatacagaaaaattacttagaaaatataatatgtatgattcCAAAGCTGCAGATACTCCATGCATTGTGGGAAAGGAAAATGAATCTAAGATGGCTACGTCAGATTTTTCATACAGAGAACTAGTTGGTGGATTATTGTACTTGTCAACCAGGTCAAGACCAGATATCAGTCAAGCTGTGAATGAAGCAAGTAAAAAGGTAGAAAATCCATCAAGGCAAGACATATTAGCAGTAAAGAAGGTGTTGAAGTACTTGAATGGAACGAGAGATAAAGATTTTGTATAATGCTGGGAAAGATATTACAAGATTGCATGCATATTGTGACTCAGATTATGCAGGTTGTACAGAGACCAGACGAAGTACAACAGGGTTCATAATAATGTTGGCAGGTGGACCTATAGCTTGGTGCTCCAAAAGACAGCCGATAGTAAGTCTATCGTCAACTGAAGCTGAATATATAGCAGCAGCAGATTGCGTTAAAGAGTGTTTATACTTAAAGACTTTTATAAGTGAATTAATTGGTAGCAGTATTAAgattagtttgaatattgataaCCAGAGTGCTATCCAATTGATAAAAACAGGTTCATTCAGCAAGAGATCTAAACATATAGatgtgagattttattttatacacgaaaattataagaaaggatatttagatattatatattgtcctaCAAATTATCAGATAGCGGATATGTTGACGAAACcactatataaagaaaaatttaaatttcattgcgATAAAGTTGTTGTGTAAATTGAGAGTTATAATTAGaagtgtttaagttaatgttttgaaaacttgtttaagttaatgttttgaaaactgatggtgtttctgaagtaattataaggtatttttaatttatgttcatatattaaaaataggagaaggtgttaggaatttatagtctatgacatttaaaaatgtagggtttgttggtctatgaaaaagaatgactgtGGTGTGAtttgtcatgatgtaaaaaccagtgagaacaatgttataattcctaacaaaatgtgattgtatttctttaactattaataaagactttcaagaataccagaagtttgaatacctacaatagtaataacttttttttaaattcatccCTGTGGACTTCAATGCATGCAGAAGTTAAAAAATGCCATACCCTGGCTATGCTAtggcattttttaataatgttattacagtCGTAATGTTCTGATATGAAAGACTGATATAAATATCGCTTATTagtttagaataataataagtatcaaCTCTGTTTAAGCAGCGTATAGCCGGGGTTGCCAGctcttgattttttaaaattgccgCCTTTTTTCGTGGACAGCTTTCGTTGGCCAGACTCTAATAGCAAGTATGAATGTTACCACGGGCAAATATAAATGACCCAACTTAACGGAGATTCCTTGGAAGCCAAGCAAGAAAATctattatgaataaaattatgaaaagttAAAACATGCACTGTATTCGTACGCATGAACTTGTTCTaatgtgataaaatatttacaaactttttataaagttcCTTAACTCCactcaaattaataaattatcaaacatTTCGTCGACTTTActgtattatttgttaattcgAGTTCGTCCTAAATTATCGTCATCATGTAGTCTGGTTAACAAAACCGCAAAACTTGATTTTCCTTATGGGAAAAATAGAACCATTAAATGCGTTATTGTTAATTTCATTCCAATAACAGAAGGGTGTGGTTGTTACTTGTTACCATTTTATTCATAATGGGTTTCGAAAATGGCGTAGTTACTTTAAATCATGCTTCTCATACATATTTTTCGGGCCAGACTATTAATGGACACCTCTCATTCTTCTTGGAAAACAGTAaagttatccatggtaagtttTAATCAGACTTAAAATATTCTCTAACTTGAACCCAAAAAAAATAACGTGGCGGcgaactaatattattatatttagttaagTACTCTACTTCTTTCTCCAGATGTATAATACTAAATTAAACAGTTTCTCGCAGAAATCATGAATTTTGCACTAAACATAACTTTTTGTCTAAAGGGATTTATGTGGAGGTGAAGGGTTGGCGCAAAGTTAATGGGACTACGGAGCGTCGGTGTTGGTTGTTCCCTCGTTTAGCTTATACGGTAGATCATATCTCTTACGAGGTGTGCCTTAGAAGAACGACATTTGTATGCGGTGGTGTAACTGGTAtgtacttatgttttttttttttataaaaaatacgacGAACCCAATCGGAACATTTCTTCCTAAAACTCTGAACATGGCATTACTTGtacattctatatttttttcgatttaCAGGGAACTACTTTCTCCGGGCAGGTCGACATGAGTTCAAGTTCGACTGCCCTATCCCTGTTGACTCTCCATCTTCGTTCGAAAGGAAGCATGAGCACATCAGATATTGCTTCAATATAGTCATGCTTACCACTGGGATGTTTTCTTCTGATAAAAAGATACTTGTTCCTTTCCGAGTTCTTTCCAGCAAGCAACAAAAAAAGGTAAGAGATGCAGGAGTTTTAGTagaaaagtaacaaaataatacaaaaaaaaaggaataaTTCAAAATCTCCCTCGGGCAGCCGATAGAATTTCAACTGGATGACGACTGGGCTGTTTGCGTGGCATTCTCGCAAATACCGGTGAAGCTTGCAACAGGGGACTGCGGTGTTGGGCGAGTTCTAAACCTAGAAGTCATCTGCAAGAATAAAGACGAAAGCAATACCAAAACAGTGGTACCCATGAAACAGGTAATTTTAGCATACATTTTTCGATAAATATTGTGGAGAAggaaacataaacaaattataaacatagtattataaacaataaaaaaagctGAAGGACGTGAAAGCGCTAGCGCTTTAATACCTATCGACATTAAACGCCGTTAAAATAGCGTCAGCGTTTTCGTTCCCTctataaattgaaatgttaaaCTTTATGTTCTCAGTAACCAATACAATCAAATCAATGAATGTGTGTTGTAGAGCGCTTGAACATACGTGGGCTACTGAGATACTTCATGTATTTTCCATTACTAATTTGgttttctcgatttaatacagCCAGTGGCCTCAGAAGCCACACAATCCATCGATTCTGATCCCCCAACCTGCAAGACAGAGAGCAATGAAGCAGAGATCAATAAAACTCCCACTCTAGCTGGGAAGAAGTGCAACTGGAACTTGGATTTTCAGGTGCGGACCTATATAATTTACTCCGTTGATGCATGTAATTAGATCAATACCACCTTTTATTAAGTTGAATATGTGCCCATGATATGTTTTCAGTGTTCACTGGTAAGAAAACGTCTCCCTTTCGTCtagttttggtattttagtaCCTCCatataagaaaagtgttttcttaattttctttaatttaatacttacatattaatagttattttatattgcagatatttaagaaaaaaggcGGTCGCCAGACCAAGCCTCTCGCAATTGGAAGTATCCCTTTGGCTGGATTACCATCTAATAAGCTGGTCCCAATTTGCGGTCCTACAGATGGAACTAATGATTTCCCTCCTGTTGTAATAAATCAACCTCTGTCGATCAATTCTCCCTACTCTGGTGGTAACCCAGGATTTTCTTCGAATGAGAACACCTCAATGATTAATGTTCCGATGAGGGAATCCAGTGTTAGTAGCATTCTATGTTTATAAAGAGAAGGgatattaagtttaattatgGGTTTCGGATTCATTATGTGGGTGGTTTTCTAAAACTGAATCTAAGGTCCCAAAAATCGGTTAATTTATCGCGATGGCAACAGTAacagtttcaataaaattatttataaagtatgatgatgatgtttaccTAAAGTTTGTCAACAAAATATTCCATGTCACgaggataattatttttataaaactactcATTTGAGGAAAATCAAATCTCTTGGCATAGGTACgaaaattgaatattaatgtttattacaCAACGGTTTTGCAGCCTACGGGACCTCCGCCATCGTACTGGTGTTCAGTATCCAAGCCTGTGTCTGGCGCTGGCGACGTGGATGAACATAAAGAAAGTAAGATCAACTAGTACAGTTCTTATCAAACAACGTTTACTCTCTGAAGTCGCATAGCACATGTGGAGTAATGTTTTGTccgtacattttgaaataagtcCATGGAGTAGGGAACttatttgacgagaactgtacttaatgtaaatattttattatttttccagaaA encodes:
- the LOC110376917 gene encoding uncharacterized protein LOC110376917 isoform X2; the encoded protein is MGFENGVVTLNHASHTYFSGQTINGHLSFFLENSKVIHGIYVEVKGWRKVNGTTERRCWLFPRLAYTVDHISYEVCLRRTTFVCGGVTGNYFLRAGRHEFKFDCPIPVDSPSSFERKHEHIRYCFNIVMLTTGMFSSDKKILVPFRVLSSKQQKKPIEFQLDDDWAVCVAFSQIPVKLATGDCGVGRVLNLEVICKNKDESNTKTVVPMKQPVASEATQSIDSDPPTCKTESNEAEINKTPTLAGKKCNWNLDFQPTGPPPSYWCSVSKPVSGAGDVDEHKEKNPTDPIPEAPTNHQP
- the LOC110376917 gene encoding uncharacterized protein LOC110376917 isoform X1; the protein is MGFENGVVTLNHASHTYFSGQTINGHLSFFLENSKVIHGIYVEVKGWRKVNGTTERRCWLFPRLAYTVDHISYEVCLRRTTFVCGGVTGNYFLRAGRHEFKFDCPIPVDSPSSFERKHEHIRYCFNIVMLTTGMFSSDKKILVPFRVLSSKQQKKPIEFQLDDDWAVCVAFSQIPVKLATGDCGVGRVLNLEVICKNKDESNTKTVVPMKQPVASEATQSIDSDPPTCKTESNEAEINKTPTLAGKKCNWNLDFQIFKKKGGRQTKPLAIGSIPLAGLPSNKLVPICGPTDGTNDFPPVVINQPLSINSPYSGGNPGFSSNENTSMINVPMRESSPTGPPPSYWCSVSKPVSGAGDVDEHKEKNPTDPIPEAPTNHQP